Proteins from a single region of Urocitellus parryii isolate mUroPar1 chromosome 4, mUroPar1.hap1, whole genome shotgun sequence:
- the Cabp2 gene encoding calcium-binding protein 2 isoform X2: MDLPQGPAASSTPSEDPSPAAGTAGPSQAPASPAASRRALLRELEAQVQAAYGQDRELRPEEIEELQAAFQEFDRDRDGYIGYRELGACMRTLGYMPTEMELIEISQQISGGKVDFEDFVELMGPKLLAETADMIGVRELRDAFREFDTNGDGCISVGELRAALKVLLGERLSQREVDEILQDIDLNGDGLVDFEEFVRMMSR, from the exons ATGGACCTGCCCCAGGGCCCAGCGGCCAGCAGCACCCCTTCGGAGGACCCCAGCCCCGCTGCAGGCACTGCAGGGCCCAGCCAGGCCCCTGCCAGCCCAGCAGCCAGCAGGAGGGCGCTCCTCCGGGAGCTTGAGGCCCAGGTGCAGGCGGCCTACGGGCAG GACCGGGAGCTGCGGCCCGAGGAGATTGAAG AGCTGCAGGCTGCCTTCCAGGAGTTTGACCGAGACCGGGACGGCTACATCGGCTACCGCGAGCTGGGTGCCTGCATGCGGACCCTGGGCTACATGCCCACCGAGATGGAGCTCATCGAGATCTCGCAGCAAATCA GTGGCGGGAAAGTGGACTTCGAGGACTTTGTGGAGCTGATGGGCCCCAAGCTGCTGGCAGAGACGGCAGACATGATTGGCGTCCGGGAGCTCCGGGACGCCTTCCGGGag TTCGACACCAACGGGGACGGCTGCATCAGTGTCGGGGAGCTCCGGGCGGCCCTCAAGGTCCTGCTGGGGGAGCGCCTCAGCCAGCGGGAGGTGGACGAAATCCTGCAGGACATCGACCTCAACGGGGACGGCCTGGTGGACTTTGAAG AATTCGTGCGAATGATGTCTCGCTGA
- the Cabp2 gene encoding calcium-binding protein 2 isoform X1: MDLPQGPAASSTPSEDPSPAAGTAGPSQAPASPAASRRALLRELEAQVQAAYGQDRELRPEEIEGFRKVAEAGLELVILLPQPPKSLGLQAAFQEFDRDRDGYIGYRELGACMRTLGYMPTEMELIEISQQISGGKVDFEDFVELMGPKLLAETADMIGVRELRDAFREFDTNGDGCISVGELRAALKVLLGERLSQREVDEILQDIDLNGDGLVDFEEFVRMMSR; this comes from the exons ATGGACCTGCCCCAGGGCCCAGCGGCCAGCAGCACCCCTTCGGAGGACCCCAGCCCCGCTGCAGGCACTGCAGGGCCCAGCCAGGCCCCTGCCAGCCCAGCAGCCAGCAGGAGGGCGCTCCTCCGGGAGCTTGAGGCCCAGGTGCAGGCGGCCTACGGGCAG GACCGGGAGCTGCGGCCCGAGGAGATTGAAG ggtttcgcaaagttgctgaggctggtcttgaacttgtgatcctcctgcctcagccgcccaagtcgctgggattacag GCTGCCTTCCAGGAGTTTGACCGAGACCGGGACGGCTACATCGGCTACCGCGAGCTGGGTGCCTGCATGCGGACCCTGGGCTACATGCCCACCGAGATGGAGCTCATCGAGATCTCGCAGCAAATCA GTGGCGGGAAAGTGGACTTCGAGGACTTTGTGGAGCTGATGGGCCCCAAGCTGCTGGCAGAGACGGCAGACATGATTGGCGTCCGGGAGCTCCGGGACGCCTTCCGGGag TTCGACACCAACGGGGACGGCTGCATCAGTGTCGGGGAGCTCCGGGCGGCCCTCAAGGTCCTGCTGGGGGAGCGCCTCAGCCAGCGGGAGGTGGACGAAATCCTGCAGGACATCGACCTCAACGGGGACGGCCTGGTGGACTTTGAAG AATTCGTGCGAATGATGTCTCGCTGA
- the Cabp2 gene encoding calcium-binding protein 2 isoform X3 yields the protein MRTLGYMPTEMELIEISQQISGGKVDFEDFVELMGPKLLAETADMIGVRELRDAFREFDTNGDGCISVGELRAALKVLLGERLSQREVDEILQDIDLNGDGLVDFEEFVRMMSR from the exons ATGCGGACCCTGGGCTACATGCCCACCGAGATGGAGCTCATCGAGATCTCGCAGCAAATCA GTGGCGGGAAAGTGGACTTCGAGGACTTTGTGGAGCTGATGGGCCCCAAGCTGCTGGCAGAGACGGCAGACATGATTGGCGTCCGGGAGCTCCGGGACGCCTTCCGGGag TTCGACACCAACGGGGACGGCTGCATCAGTGTCGGGGAGCTCCGGGCGGCCCTCAAGGTCCTGCTGGGGGAGCGCCTCAGCCAGCGGGAGGTGGACGAAATCCTGCAGGACATCGACCTCAACGGGGACGGCCTGGTGGACTTTGAAG AATTCGTGCGAATGATGTCTCGCTGA